The following coding sequences are from one Methanohalophilus halophilus window:
- a CDS encoding SAM hydrolase/SAM-dependent halogenase family protein codes for MKIITLTTDFKDLYPASMKAVILNMCEDPIFIDLTHDIKQGDILSAAFALYTTTHFFPSGTIHLAVVDPGVGTSRKAIIVRAANQYFVGPDNGLLIPAARRIGDIEVFEIGEKAMLDRVSNTFHGRDIFAPVAGLLASGHEAEDIGQPIEAFEEISFGEANAAVDKLYGRVLYIDSFGNVITNIPAKMLEDFAKPAEKLVVQGNVASYSPTYGKVQKDELLILTGSHDFLEIAVNGGNAAQRLNITGHPEIWIEK; via the coding sequence ATGAAAATAATTACCCTTACAACAGATTTCAAGGATCTCTATCCTGCCTCCATGAAAGCGGTTATCCTGAACATGTGCGAAGATCCGATATTCATCGACCTGACACATGATATAAAACAGGGAGATATATTATCTGCGGCTTTTGCCCTTTACACCACCACACATTTTTTCCCTTCAGGTACAATCCATCTGGCTGTGGTGGACCCGGGGGTCGGCACCAGCAGAAAAGCCATTATTGTACGCGCAGCAAATCAGTACTTTGTTGGACCGGATAACGGACTGCTTATCCCTGCTGCACGCAGGATTGGCGATATTGAGGTTTTCGAGATTGGAGAAAAAGCCATGCTGGACAGGGTATCCAATACATTTCATGGCAGGGATATATTCGCTCCTGTAGCCGGTTTGCTGGCATCTGGCCATGAAGCAGAGGATATAGGCCAACCCATAGAAGCCTTTGAAGAAATTAGTTTCGGAGAAGCCAATGCAGCTGTGGACAAACTTTATGGAAGAGTGCTGTACATCGACAGTTTTGGAAATGTAATAACAAATATTCCGGCAAAGATGCTGGAAGATTTTGCAAAACCCGCAGAAAAGTTAGTCGTGCAGGGAAATGTAGCGTCTTATTCCCCGACATATGGCAAAGTACAAAAGGATGAATTGCTGATCCTTACAGGCAGCCACGACTTTCTGGAAATAGCTGTCAATGGTGGGAATGCTGCGCAAAGACTGAATATTACAGGTCATCCGGAAATTTGGATAGAAAAATGA
- a CDS encoding radical SAM protein produces the protein MSRFSIVSALRPIWQMKMRRRPYVLSHGVNSRCNMQCPFCEYWQEEKSDMSFEEIAQMLDEAADFGIGVYNAWTTEPLLREDLPAILEHAHSKGIMTSLVTNGLLLEKRLPDLSNLDFLSISVDGLESYREIRGIDISRILPGIKKSVEIMERPVLLNCVISSKNVDELTDLVYFAAEIGARISFEPLYEFENIKDDVWENMEVKDREAYRRALDSLIGMKSQGYPIINSLTYLKMVRNRKPSFKCHAPDIILNVGCDGMVETCRVHRQPLADIRKGVENAWEASKSTMAKTVNECDKCLFFGYAENSLLYNYNLEALRHYEWM, from the coding sequence ATGTCCCGTTTCTCAATTGTATCTGCCCTGCGTCCGATATGGCAAATGAAAATGCGTAGGCGTCCCTATGTTCTGTCACACGGTGTAAATTCCCGTTGCAATATGCAATGTCCTTTCTGTGAATACTGGCAGGAAGAAAAATCGGATATGTCATTTGAGGAGATTGCTCAAATGCTTGACGAGGCTGCAGATTTTGGTATAGGTGTCTACAATGCCTGGACAACGGAACCTCTGCTTCGAGAAGACCTTCCTGCTATTCTGGAACATGCTCATTCAAAAGGCATAATGACCTCACTGGTAACCAATGGTCTACTTCTGGAAAAACGCTTGCCAGATCTTTCAAACCTTGATTTCCTTTCGATTTCAGTAGACGGCCTGGAAAGTTACAGGGAGATAAGGGGTATCGATATTTCCCGCATCCTTCCCGGAATCAAGAAAAGTGTTGAAATAATGGAACGTCCTGTCCTGTTGAATTGTGTTATAAGCTCTAAAAACGTGGATGAACTAACCGATCTTGTGTACTTTGCAGCAGAGATTGGTGCCAGGATTTCTTTTGAACCTCTGTATGAATTTGAAAATATCAAGGATGATGTATGGGAGAATATGGAGGTCAAAGACCGTGAGGCATATCGCAGAGCTCTGGATTCACTGATAGGGATGAAATCACAGGGCTATCCAATTATTAATTCTCTCACCTATCTCAAAATGGTACGTAACAGAAAACCGTCTTTCAAATGCCATGCTCCTGATATTATACTGAATGTGGGTTGTGATGGTATGGTGGAAACATGCAGGGTTCATCGCCAACCTCTTGCTGATATCAGAAAGGGTGTGGAAAATGCCTGGGAGGCAAGTAAATCGACCATGGCCAAAACCGTGAATGAATGCGATAAATGCCTTTTCTTCGGTTATGCTGAAAACAGCTTACTGTATAATTACAATCTGGAGGCGTTGCGCCATTACGAATGGATGTGA
- the rpl12p gene encoding 50S ribosomal protein P1, which translates to MEYIYAALLLHNAGKDVTEDAVKAVLEAAGTDVDEARAKALIAALEDVDIEEAMSTAAVAAAPAAAPAAAPAEATEEAAEAEEEEEEDESEESGMAGLGALFG; encoded by the coding sequence ATGGAATATATATATGCAGCACTTTTACTCCACAACGCTGGAAAAGATGTTACTGAAGATGCAGTAAAAGCTGTCCTTGAGGCAGCAGGTACCGATGTAGACGAAGCACGTGCAAAAGCTCTCATTGCAGCTCTTGAAGATGTAGACATCGAAGAAGCTATGAGCACCGCAGCAGTTGCAGCAGCACCTGCAGCAGCACCAGCAGCAGCACCTGCTGAAGCTACAGAAGAGGCAGCTGAAGCTGAGGAAGAAGAGGAAGAAGACGAATCAGAAGAGAGCGGAATGGCCGGTCTTGGTGCACTCTTTGGATAA
- a CDS encoding 50S ribosomal protein L10: MEEELHHSEHIPQWKKQEIEDIKALIEKYPLFGIVGVGGIPAKQLQAMRRELKDVAVLKVSRNTLVNRALEGSSKDCSEMIDYLNQQCALIFTNENPFKLYKLLEQSKTPSPIKAGAIAPQDIKVEKGPTSFPPGPILGDLQSAGIPASIDGGKVVVSENKVVTEEGNVVSQNLASMLARLEIFPIEVGLDLHAVFEDGSIFTPDVLAIDNDKYFSDIAAASRQAFNLAVNVAYPTTATISTLISKASSEAMNLGINATVLEPEIMDSLLGKAHSQMISLASAVSANNEDAVDEDLKSVLGAAAQSAAATVEEQPAEEAAEEEVEEEEEDAEEGGMAGLGALFG; this comes from the coding sequence GGAAGAAGAGCTTCACCACAGTGAACATATCCCTCAATGGAAAAAACAGGAAATAGAGGATATAAAGGCTCTCATAGAAAAATATCCATTGTTTGGTATTGTAGGTGTGGGAGGTATCCCGGCCAAACAACTCCAGGCTATGAGACGTGAACTGAAAGATGTGGCAGTCCTCAAAGTATCCAGGAACACTCTTGTCAACAGGGCACTGGAAGGCTCCTCTAAAGATTGTTCTGAAATGATTGATTATCTTAATCAACAGTGTGCACTAATTTTCACCAATGAGAATCCTTTCAAACTCTATAAGTTGCTTGAGCAGAGCAAGACACCTTCACCAATAAAGGCAGGTGCAATTGCTCCCCAGGATATTAAGGTGGAAAAAGGTCCAACCAGTTTCCCGCCGGGCCCCATTCTCGGAGATCTCCAGAGTGCTGGTATCCCGGCATCTATCGATGGCGGTAAAGTTGTAGTCAGCGAAAACAAGGTTGTTACAGAAGAAGGTAATGTAGTATCCCAGAACCTTGCTTCAATGCTTGCAAGGCTTGAGATATTCCCTATAGAAGTGGGACTTGACCTTCATGCAGTTTTCGAAGATGGTTCTATCTTTACTCCCGATGTACTGGCAATTGACAATGATAAATACTTCTCCGATATTGCCGCAGCGTCCAGACAGGCTTTCAATCTGGCAGTCAATGTAGCATATCCAACAACCGCTACGATCAGCACTTTGATCTCCAAGGCATCTTCCGAAGCAATGAACCTTGGTATCAATGCAACAGTACTGGAACCAGAGATCATGGATTCCCTGCTTGGAAAAGCACATTCCCAGATGATTTCACTCGCATCTGCTGTATCTGCAAACAATGAAGATGCAGTGGACGAGGATCTCAAATCTGTTCTGGGTGCAGCAGCACAAAGTGCAGCTGCAACAGTTGAGGAACAGCCTGCTGAAGAAGCAGCTGAGGAAGAAGTAGAAGAGGAAGAAGAGGATGCAGAAGAGGGCGGAATGGCCGGTCTTGGAGCACTTTTCGGATGA